In Zingiber officinale cultivar Zhangliang chromosome 8B, Zo_v1.1, whole genome shotgun sequence, a single genomic region encodes these proteins:
- the LOC122017717 gene encoding PRA1 family protein B3-like translates to MMSSAPSQLSNPASAGSVPAAPVSTPAFRLFLSHLNDSVRRSLSDRRPWSEIADRSAFSRPESISEATSRLRKNLAYFRVNYAAVVALVLAVSLVTNPFSLLILLALLATWCLLYLFRPSDQPLVLFGRTFSHRETLGGLVLLSVLVVFLTSVGSIIVSALVVGAGIVAAHGAFRVPEDLFLDEQETGSASGLLSFLGGATSAAGSAAAPGRV, encoded by the coding sequence ATGATGTCTTCCGCCCCCTCCCAGCTCTCCAACCCCGCCTCCGCCGGATCCGTTCCCGCCGCCCCCGTCTCCACCCCCGCCTTCCGTCTATTTCTCTCGCACCTTAACGACTCCGTCCGCCGCTCCCTCTCTGATCGCCGCCCATGGTCTGAGATCGCCGATCGCTCAGCCTTCTCCCGCCCAGAATccatctctgaagccacctcccGCCTCCGCAAGAACCTCGCCTACTTCCGCGTCAACTATGCCGCCGTTGTCGCCCTCGTTCTCGCCGTGTCCCTCGTCACCAATCCCTTCTCTCTCCTCATCCTTCTCGCGCTTCTCGCCACTTGGTGCCTCCTTTACCTTTTTCGCCCCTCCGATCAGCCCTTAGTCCTCTTTGGCCGTACTTTCTCCCACCGGGAGACCCTCGGTGGTCTTGTCCTGCTGTCCGTCCTCGTCGTCTTCCTCACCTCTGTCGGATCGATCATCGTCTCTGCCCTCGTGGTTGGCGCCGGCATAGTCGCCGCCCACGGAGCGTTTCGCGTCCCGGAGGATCTGTTCCTTGATGAGCAGGAGACTGGCAGCGCCTCCGGTCTCTTGTCCTTCCTCGGCGGAGCCACCTCCGCCGCCGGCTCTGCAGCCGCTCCTGGACGTGTCTGA